The following are encoded together in the Constrictibacter sp. MBR-5 genome:
- a CDS encoding hydantoinase/oxoprolinase family protein has translation MKELALGIDIGGTFTDIVVFDPSGARVAIWKESTTPDDPSRGVITGIRRVLERDRIAAGDIGRVVHATTLFTNALIERKGARTGLITTDGFRDVLEIARERKYELYDIFIEMPPALVPRPLRREVPERIGPDGAVETPLDEAALMAEVDALVAEGVTSLALVFLHSYANPVHEQRAAALIAARHPTLSVSASCDIAPEIREYPRASTTVANAYVKPLAEIYLDRLVSEIGGLGIDAPFFLMLSNGGLTHVEEAKRAPVHLLESGPAAGALAGAWFGRNAGEERVLAFDMGGTTAKLSLVDGGEPLVAYGFEAAREKRFMKGSGLPIQIPTIELIEIGAGGGSIAHRDELGLMKVGPQSSGAQPGPACYGRGGTDATVTDADLLLGYLNADFFLGGEMDIDLAASKAAMQRLAEALGVDAERAAWGIHDVVNENMAGAARVHLAEHGKEPRDYALLATGGAAPVHAYHVARKLGLGRMICPPAAGVGSTIGLLMAPARIDRVASSTVRLGDADWSQIDAVYARLEDEALTVLAETGADIPGRTVRRLADMRYVGQGSEITVPLPAGPFDAGTGAIALAAFEEIYRTLFGRVPPDVAAQLVNLRVSVTAPVPGAAFALASHGRDAESARKGSRPVWFPDGGAYVDTAVYARYALAPGALVEGPAIFEENESTFVVGPGARCTVHDDGSIVVAVPQD, from the coding sequence GTGAAGGAGCTCGCCCTCGGCATCGATATCGGCGGCACGTTCACCGACATCGTCGTCTTCGACCCGTCCGGCGCGCGCGTCGCGATCTGGAAGGAATCCACCACCCCCGACGACCCGTCGCGCGGGGTGATCACAGGCATCCGGCGCGTGCTGGAACGCGACCGCATCGCCGCCGGCGATATCGGCCGCGTGGTCCACGCCACCACGCTGTTCACCAACGCGCTGATCGAGCGCAAGGGTGCCAGGACCGGCCTGATCACTACGGACGGCTTCCGCGACGTGCTGGAGATCGCGCGCGAGCGGAAGTACGAGCTCTACGACATCTTCATCGAGATGCCGCCCGCCCTCGTCCCGCGCCCCCTGCGGCGCGAGGTGCCCGAGCGGATCGGGCCGGACGGGGCCGTCGAGACGCCGCTGGACGAGGCCGCGCTCATGGCCGAGGTCGACGCGCTGGTCGCCGAGGGCGTGACCTCGCTCGCGCTCGTCTTCCTGCACTCCTACGCCAACCCGGTGCACGAGCAGCGGGCGGCGGCACTGATCGCCGCGCGTCACCCGACCCTGTCGGTCTCCGCCTCCTGCGACATCGCGCCGGAGATCCGCGAATATCCGCGCGCGTCGACCACGGTCGCGAACGCCTACGTCAAGCCGCTCGCCGAGATCTATCTCGACCGGCTGGTGTCGGAGATCGGCGGCCTCGGCATCGACGCCCCCTTCTTCCTGATGCTCTCGAACGGCGGCCTCACCCACGTCGAGGAGGCGAAGCGCGCGCCGGTCCACCTGCTCGAATCCGGTCCGGCCGCCGGCGCGCTGGCCGGCGCGTGGTTCGGCCGCAACGCCGGCGAGGAGCGCGTGCTCGCCTTCGACATGGGCGGCACCACGGCGAAGCTCAGCCTCGTCGACGGCGGCGAGCCGCTGGTCGCCTACGGCTTCGAGGCGGCGCGCGAGAAACGCTTCATGAAAGGCAGCGGCCTGCCGATCCAGATCCCGACCATCGAACTGATCGAGATCGGTGCCGGCGGCGGCTCGATCGCCCACCGCGACGAACTCGGCCTGATGAAGGTCGGCCCGCAGAGTTCGGGCGCCCAGCCCGGGCCCGCCTGCTACGGCCGCGGCGGCACCGACGCCACCGTGACCGACGCCGACCTGCTGCTCGGCTACCTCAACGCCGACTTCTTCCTGGGCGGCGAGATGGATATCGACCTCGCCGCCTCCAAGGCGGCGATGCAGCGCCTCGCGGAAGCACTGGGCGTCGACGCCGAGCGCGCCGCCTGGGGCATTCACGACGTCGTCAACGAGAACATGGCCGGTGCCGCGCGTGTCCATCTGGCCGAACACGGCAAGGAGCCGCGCGACTACGCCCTGCTCGCCACCGGCGGGGCCGCCCCGGTGCACGCCTATCACGTCGCCCGCAAGCTCGGCCTCGGGCGGATGATCTGCCCGCCGGCCGCCGGCGTCGGGTCGACCATCGGCCTGCTGATGGCCCCGGCCCGGATCGACCGCGTCGCCTCGTCCACCGTCCGCCTGGGCGACGCCGACTGGTCGCAGATCGACGCCGTCTATGCCCGGCTGGAGGACGAGGCGCTCACCGTTCTGGCGGAAACGGGCGCCGACATTCCGGGCCGCACCGTCCGCCGCCTCGCCGACATGCGCTATGTCGGTCAGGGATCGGAGATCACCGTGCCGCTGCCCGCCGGGCCGTTCGACGCCGGGACAGGCGCCATCGCCCTCGCCGCCTTCGAGGAGATCTACCGGACGCTCTTCGGTCGCGTGCCGCCCGACGTCGCGGCGCAGCTGGTCAACCTGCGCGTCTCGGTCACCGCACCGGTGCCCGGCGCCGCCTTCGCCCTGGCCAGCCATGGGCGCGATGCCGAGAGTGCCCGCAAGGGCAGCCGGCCCGTCTGGTTCCCGGACGGCGGCGCCTATGTCGACACCGCCGTCTACGCCCGCTACGCCCTGGCGCCCGGCGCCTTGGTCGAGGGGCCGGCGATCTTCGAGGAGAACGAGTCGACCTTCGTCGTCGGCCCCGGCGCCCGCTGCACCGTCCACGACGACGGCAGCATCGTCGTGGCCGTCCCGCAGGACTGA
- a CDS encoding hydantoinase B/oxoprolinase family protein, whose amino-acid sequence MAATFDPVTLELVWRRLISSVDEAAAALVRTSFSTLVRESYDFSCIITDDRGESLVQATESIPSFIGTLPATVKHFIAAYPVETLSPGDVLITNDIHLGTGHLPDITVAKPIFRNGRLVAFSASTAHAPDIGGKIRSPEPREVFEEGFQIPPMKLMNAGVTDETLVKLLRKNVRTPDLTLGDLWAQVVALDTMERRLEALMDAYELSDLRELAAEIHGRCETAMRAAIRDLPDGVYTSSLQTDGLLDVPITIAMTLTVKGDEIDIDYAGTDPQVDRAINCAMCYTYAMSVYGVKVCTSPNLPNNEGAFRPITIRAPDGTIVNPVFPASGGSRMLIGHYLPMLVFGCLGKIVPDKVMAACGSPMWGMNQSGVNAAGKPYANMFFYNGGMGATQIRDGATCLSWPSNVSSTSIELSEQIAPLRFRHKKLRPDSGGAGRYRGGLGQEIMMESRSPTPIAVSFLAERTIFPAFGIEGGRPGAPGELHINGEKVDPKRQYVLKTGDTVRMGTPGGGGHGDPADRDAAALQRDMTAGYVTEASKYR is encoded by the coding sequence ATGGCCGCAACCTTCGACCCCGTGACACTCGAACTCGTCTGGCGCCGCCTGATCTCGTCGGTCGACGAGGCGGCCGCGGCCCTGGTCCGCACCTCCTTCTCGACCCTGGTCCGCGAGTCCTACGACTTCTCCTGCATCATCACCGACGACCGCGGCGAGTCGCTGGTCCAGGCGACCGAGAGCATCCCGTCCTTCATCGGCACCTTGCCGGCGACGGTGAAGCACTTCATCGCCGCCTACCCGGTGGAGACGCTGTCGCCGGGCGACGTGCTGATCACCAACGACATCCACCTCGGCACCGGGCACCTGCCCGACATCACCGTGGCGAAGCCGATCTTCCGCAACGGCCGCCTCGTCGCCTTCTCCGCCTCCACCGCGCACGCGCCCGACATCGGCGGCAAGATCCGCTCGCCGGAACCGCGCGAGGTGTTCGAGGAGGGCTTCCAGATCCCGCCGATGAAGCTGATGAACGCCGGCGTCACCGACGAGACGCTGGTGAAGCTGCTGCGCAAGAACGTCCGAACGCCCGACCTCACCCTCGGCGACCTCTGGGCCCAGGTCGTCGCCCTCGACACGATGGAGCGGCGCCTCGAAGCGCTGATGGACGCCTACGAACTGAGCGACCTGCGCGAACTCGCGGCGGAGATCCACGGCCGCTGCGAGACGGCGATGCGCGCCGCGATCCGCGACCTGCCCGACGGCGTCTATACGAGTTCGCTCCAGACCGACGGCCTGCTCGACGTGCCGATCACCATCGCCATGACCCTGACCGTGAAGGGCGACGAGATCGACATCGACTATGCCGGGACCGATCCACAGGTCGACCGGGCGATCAACTGCGCCATGTGCTACACCTACGCCATGTCGGTCTACGGGGTGAAGGTCTGCACCAGCCCCAACCTGCCGAACAACGAGGGCGCCTTCCGGCCGATCACGATCCGTGCCCCGGATGGGACGATCGTCAATCCGGTCTTCCCGGCCTCCGGCGGGTCGCGCATGCTGATCGGCCACTATCTGCCGATGCTGGTCTTCGGCTGCCTCGGCAAGATCGTGCCCGACAAGGTGATGGCGGCCTGCGGGTCGCCGATGTGGGGCATGAACCAGTCCGGCGTGAACGCCGCGGGCAAGCCCTACGCCAACATGTTCTTCTACAACGGCGGCATGGGTGCGACGCAGATCCGCGACGGCGCCACCTGCCTCTCCTGGCCGTCGAACGTCTCCTCGACGTCCATCGAACTGTCCGAGCAGATCGCGCCGCTGCGCTTCCGCCACAAGAAGCTGCGTCCGGACTCCGGCGGGGCGGGCCGCTACCGCGGCGGCCTCGGCCAGGAGATCATGATGGAGAGCCGGTCGCCGACGCCGATCGCCGTGTCGTTTCTCGCCGAGCGAACGATCTTCCCCGCCTTCGGTATTGAGGGCGGCCGGCCCGGAGCGCCGGGCGAACTGCACATCAACGGCGAGAAGGTCGACCCGAAGCGGCAATACGTGCTGAAGACCGGCGACACGGTCCGCATGGGCACGCCCGGCGGCGGCGGCCACGGCGACCCGGCCGACCGCGACGCCGCAGCACTCCAGCGCGACATGACGGCGGGGTACGTAACCGAAGCATCCAAGTACCGCTGA
- a CDS encoding ABC transporter substrate-binding protein yields the protein MCDWREGGRPDLGGISRRSLLKSAGAASLVMALPGGPGAFAAAGTSIKSTHGTGFCNLALFLAHARQIAKEDGVTLDFVSTPTFAEHVTFLGAGLVDVGVLPYTSFIALYDAGAPVRIVGGGGVEGCAIISQPELKTAADLKGKTLGTFQLDTLEVMPYDYLKKNGVSMKDVTVRYMGNTPEAVEAFKAGALDWICTIEPYASAILADKPGTNLLTNGVDIYGPGYTDCVLCARQELIDGKPEVVKALIKAMMKAQLAYETDIDTVLKEVVGKYYKTSMENAVIGSSKQPPVVDMRNQTDFILGRTDSLMEMGYIKKKPGRDAIDWTMLEAVIAENPDLYGKLKRKSA from the coding sequence ATGTGCGATTGGCGTGAGGGTGGACGACCCGACCTCGGCGGTATCAGCCGCCGATCCCTGCTCAAGAGTGCCGGCGCCGCCAGCCTCGTCATGGCACTGCCCGGCGGCCCGGGCGCCTTCGCGGCGGCGGGCACCTCGATCAAGTCGACCCACGGCACCGGCTTCTGCAATCTCGCGCTGTTCCTGGCGCATGCGCGGCAGATCGCGAAGGAGGACGGGGTCACACTCGACTTCGTCAGCACGCCGACCTTCGCCGAGCACGTCACCTTCCTCGGCGCCGGCCTCGTCGACGTCGGCGTGCTGCCCTACACCAGCTTCATCGCGCTCTACGACGCCGGCGCGCCGGTGCGCATCGTCGGCGGCGGCGGCGTCGAGGGCTGCGCCATCATCTCGCAGCCGGAACTCAAGACCGCCGCCGACCTGAAGGGCAAGACCCTCGGCACCTTCCAGCTCGATACGCTGGAGGTCATGCCCTACGACTATCTGAAGAAGAACGGCGTCAGCATGAAGGACGTGACCGTCCGCTACATGGGCAACACGCCCGAAGCGGTCGAGGCGTTCAAGGCCGGCGCGCTCGACTGGATCTGCACGATCGAGCCGTACGCCTCGGCGATCCTCGCCGACAAGCCGGGCACCAACCTGCTGACCAACGGCGTCGACATCTACGGCCCCGGTTACACCGACTGCGTGCTCTGCGCCCGCCAGGAACTGATCGACGGCAAGCCCGAGGTCGTGAAGGCGCTCATCAAGGCGATGATGAAGGCGCAGCTCGCCTACGAGACCGACATCGACACGGTCCTGAAGGAAGTCGTCGGCAAGTACTACAAGACCTCGATGGAGAACGCCGTCATCGGCTCCTCCAAGCAGCCGCCGGTCGTCGACATGCGCAACCAGACCGACTTCATTCTGGGCCGCACCGACTCCCTGATGGAGATGGGCTACATCAAGAAGAAGCCCGGTCGCGACGCCATCGACTGGACGATGCTCGAGGCGGTGATCGCCGAGAACCCCGACCTCTACGGCAAGCTGAAGCGCAAGTCCGCGTGA
- a CDS encoding ABC transporter permease, whose translation MAAHGQVLPLMGGGAASGMRDAVLRFAPKLGWGIASVGLFVAIWEFCWYVGWADPKLLPPPHIFMSGLADQAKFFNTAQRWQIGAGSTDSPSPFEAVGITLLASTMRVLIGLSLAAVCSISLGIAIRYFGIVGKLTLPTIILLSPVSPVAWLPVAIFVFGIGDKPAIFMVFIALFFHMVLATITQIDSVNRNYIHVARVMGASKRQIYGRVILPAILPGMLVVLRLNLFGAWMVVLIAEAVGVGYGLGQVIMLARNTFNPGLVFFTIALIGLLGFAFDYGLRTLQRKILYWVPPGTGALGT comes from the coding sequence ATGGCGGCACACGGACAGGTCCTGCCCCTCATGGGCGGAGGCGCGGCATCGGGCATGCGCGACGCCGTTCTGCGCTTCGCGCCGAAGCTCGGCTGGGGCATCGCCTCGGTCGGCCTCTTCGTCGCGATCTGGGAGTTCTGCTGGTACGTCGGCTGGGCCGATCCGAAGCTGCTGCCGCCGCCGCACATCTTCATGTCCGGCCTCGCCGATCAGGCGAAGTTCTTCAACACCGCCCAGCGCTGGCAGATCGGCGCCGGCAGCACGGACTCGCCGAGCCCGTTCGAGGCGGTCGGGATCACGTTGCTGGCCTCGACCATGCGCGTGCTGATCGGCCTCAGCCTCGCCGCCGTGTGCAGCATCTCGCTCGGCATCGCCATCCGCTATTTCGGCATCGTCGGCAAGCTGACCCTGCCGACGATCATCCTGCTGTCGCCGGTCTCGCCGGTGGCGTGGCTGCCGGTCGCGATCTTCGTCTTCGGCATCGGCGACAAGCCGGCGATCTTCATGGTCTTCATCGCACTGTTCTTCCACATGGTCCTCGCGACCATCACCCAGATCGACAGCGTCAACCGCAACTACATCCACGTCGCCCGCGTCATGGGCGCCAGCAAGCGGCAGATCTACGGCCGCGTCATCCTGCCGGCGATCCTGCCCGGCATGCTGGTGGTGCTGCGCCTCAACCTGTTCGGCGCCTGGATGGTGGTCCTGATCGCCGAGGCGGTCGGCGTCGGCTACGGCCTGGGCCAAGTCATCATGCTGGCGCGCAACACCTTCAATCCGGGGCTCGTCTTCTTCACCATCGCCCTGATCGGCCTGCTCGGCTTCGCCTTCGACTACGGCCTGCGGACGCTGCAGCGGAAGATCCTCTACTGGGTGCCGCCCGGCACCGGCGCGCTCGGCACCTGA
- a CDS encoding ABC transporter ATP-binding protein, translating into MSDRTGHAVECRNVGKTWAADTARAHQALTGFNLTVDKGEFVVLLGPSGCGKSTLLYLIAGLEDVTAGELLSFGEPITKPGPDRSLIFQETSLFPWLTVGENVAFGLSLRGDDKAERETAARQTLARVGLVDAIDKRPDELSGGMRQRVAVARALAMRPDVLLMDEPFAALDVQTRARMQQFLTDVWRDSGASVLFVTHHIDEAVALADRVVVFTSRPGRIKAVVPIDLPRPREETSPEFLSLRVELTKLLRDEVDRAFAEQEGRMAAE; encoded by the coding sequence ATGAGCGACCGCACCGGACACGCCGTCGAGTGCCGCAACGTCGGCAAGACCTGGGCCGCCGACACCGCCCGCGCCCATCAGGCGCTGACCGGCTTCAACCTGACCGTCGACAAGGGCGAGTTCGTCGTCCTGCTCGGCCCCAGCGGCTGCGGCAAGAGCACGCTGCTCTATCTGATCGCCGGCCTGGAGGACGTCACTGCCGGCGAACTGCTCTCCTTCGGCGAGCCGATCACCAAGCCCGGCCCGGACCGCAGCCTGATCTTCCAGGAGACCTCGCTCTTCCCCTGGCTGACGGTCGGCGAGAACGTCGCCTTCGGCCTCAGCCTGCGCGGCGACGACAAGGCCGAGCGGGAGACGGCGGCCCGTCAGACGTTGGCGCGCGTCGGCCTGGTCGATGCGATCGACAAGCGCCCGGACGAACTGTCAGGCGGCATGCGCCAGCGCGTCGCCGTCGCGCGCGCCCTCGCGATGCGGCCCGACGTCCTGCTGATGGACGAGCCGTTCGCGGCCCTCGACGTCCAGACCCGCGCGCGCATGCAGCAGTTCCTGACCGACGTCTGGCGCGACAGCGGCGCCTCGGTCCTGTTCGTGACCCACCACATCGACGAGGCGGTGGCGCTGGCCGACCGCGTCGTTGTCTTCACCTCGCGGCCCGGCCGCATCAAGGCCGTGGTACCGATCGACCTGCCGCGCCCGCGCGAGGAGACCTCGCCCGAGTTCCTGTCGCTGCGCGTAGAACTGACCAAGCTGCTGCGCGACGAGGTCGACCGCGCCTTTGCCGAACAGGAAGGCCGCATGGCGGCCGAATGA
- a CDS encoding amidohydrolase family protein — protein sequence MTTSIVRGKYVITRALDRHRWEQIDGGAVLQRDGIVVEIASYDDLRKRHPDVPVIGTGDQVVLPGFVNGHHHVGLTPLQLGSPDMPLELWFATRLVTRNLDLYLDTLYSAFEMIASGITTVQHIHGWMPGVLSEVEAKSEDVIRAYEDIGMRASYCFALRDQNHLVYEANQDFVNRVPDEVKPLLAKHFERFKMGLEDSMLLFSHLHAKHNPKERVKIQLAPANLHWCSDKALEALATCSHEHQAPMHMHLVETAYQKEYAKRRGGGTAVDYIDRFQMLGPLMTLGHGVWLSEPDLERLAETGTNICHNCSSNFRLRSGVAALNRFEAMGINTAIGLDEAGINDDRDMLQEMRMVLRAHREPGIDDRVPTMAQVFRMASEGGAKTTGFGAKIGTLEPGKAADMVLLDWQQIAYPYLDVLTPVLDAVVQRAKTEGVRAVMVAGEVVYQDGKFTKVDRDAALKQLSDIMKADLTDEELERRRLSKLVLPHVKAFYEGYFDPESHVPYYRPSSRI from the coding sequence GTGACGACATCCATCGTACGCGGCAAATACGTCATCACGCGCGCCCTCGACCGCCACCGCTGGGAGCAGATCGACGGCGGCGCCGTCCTGCAGCGCGACGGCATCGTCGTCGAGATCGCGTCCTACGACGACCTGCGCAAGCGCCACCCGGACGTCCCCGTCATCGGCACGGGCGATCAGGTCGTTCTGCCCGGCTTCGTTAACGGCCACCACCATGTCGGCCTGACGCCGCTGCAGCTCGGCTCGCCCGACATGCCACTCGAACTCTGGTTCGCCACGCGCCTCGTCACGCGCAACCTCGACCTCTATCTCGACACGCTCTACTCGGCCTTCGAGATGATCGCCTCGGGCATCACGACGGTGCAGCATATCCACGGCTGGATGCCGGGCGTGCTCTCGGAGGTCGAGGCGAAGTCCGAGGACGTCATCCGCGCCTACGAGGACATCGGCATGCGGGCATCCTACTGCTTCGCGCTGCGCGACCAGAACCACCTCGTCTACGAGGCCAACCAGGACTTCGTGAACCGCGTCCCGGACGAGGTGAAGCCGCTGCTGGCGAAGCATTTCGAGCGGTTCAAGATGGGGCTGGAGGACAGCATGCTGCTGTTCTCGCACCTGCACGCCAAGCACAACCCGAAGGAGCGGGTGAAGATCCAGCTGGCGCCGGCCAACCTGCACTGGTGCTCGGACAAGGCGCTCGAAGCGCTCGCCACCTGCTCACACGAGCATCAGGCGCCGATGCACATGCACCTGGTCGAGACGGCCTACCAGAAGGAATACGCCAAGCGCCGCGGCGGCGGCACGGCCGTCGACTATATCGACAGGTTTCAGATGCTCGGGCCGTTGATGACCCTCGGTCACGGCGTCTGGCTCAGCGAGCCGGACCTGGAGCGGCTGGCCGAAACCGGCACCAACATCTGCCACAACTGCAGTTCGAACTTCCGCCTGCGCAGCGGCGTTGCCGCCCTCAACCGGTTCGAGGCGATGGGCATCAACACCGCCATCGGCCTCGACGAGGCCGGCATCAACGACGACCGCGACATGCTGCAGGAGATGCGCATGGTCCTGCGCGCCCATCGCGAGCCGGGCATCGACGACCGCGTACCGACCATGGCGCAGGTCTTCCGCATGGCGAGCGAGGGCGGTGCCAAGACGACAGGCTTCGGCGCCAAGATCGGAACGCTGGAGCCGGGCAAGGCCGCCGACATGGTGCTCCTCGACTGGCAGCAGATCGCCTACCCCTATCTCGACGTGCTGACGCCGGTGCTCGATGCGGTCGTGCAGCGGGCGAAGACCGAGGGCGTGCGCGCCGTCATGGTGGCCGGCGAGGTCGTGTATCAGGACGGCAAGTTCACCAAGGTCGACCGCGATGCGGCGCTGAAGCAGCTGTCCGACATCATGAAGGCCGACCTGACCGACGAGGAACTGGAGCGGCGACGCCTGTCGAAGCTGGTCCTGCCGCACGTGAAGGCGTTCTACGAAGGCTACTTCGACCCGGAGAGCCACGTGCCCTACTACAGGCCGTCGTCGCGGATCTGA
- the dctP gene encoding TRAP transporter substrate-binding protein DctP — MSFVRTASAAAICAAAAFATTAASAADKVTWNVSSYGPSRAYTRGIETVAKYVEEKSGGNFTIKIHLGEAISPVKENLDGLRIGAFEAAQLCNSYSPGKTPLMGVLDLPFLPAPNPDVTQNVHEAVFAHLAIKAELKRWNTMAYMSGLLPQYEFMGTGKPPKAIEDWKGMRVRALAGIGEAMKRLGAVPTTVPAPETYTGLERGMFEAASFPFSYSHASYKLHEVSKWYTMGMSPGAVSCPTFFNIDAYNGLPDEYRKMLDDAEAPAYAALKAAYKEADDKNIPMFDKMGLERVVYTPEMRAQIEETAAKPVWDAWMAEMKAKNLPGKEVLDLVIAEGKKG; from the coding sequence ATGAGTTTCGTACGTACCGCCAGTGCGGCCGCGATCTGCGCCGCCGCGGCGTTTGCCACGACGGCTGCGTCGGCCGCCGACAAGGTCACCTGGAACGTGTCGAGCTACGGCCCGTCGCGCGCCTACACCCGCGGCATCGAGACGGTCGCGAAGTATGTCGAAGAGAAGAGCGGCGGCAACTTCACGATCAAGATCCACCTGGGCGAGGCGATCTCGCCGGTGAAGGAGAACTTGGACGGCCTGCGCATCGGCGCCTTCGAGGCGGCGCAGCTCTGCAATTCCTACTCGCCCGGCAAGACGCCGCTGATGGGCGTGCTCGACCTGCCGTTCCTGCCGGCGCCGAACCCGGACGTCACTCAGAACGTGCACGAGGCGGTCTTCGCGCATCTGGCGATCAAGGCCGAGCTGAAGCGCTGGAACACGATGGCCTACATGTCCGGCCTGCTGCCGCAGTACGAGTTCATGGGCACCGGCAAGCCGCCGAAGGCGATCGAAGACTGGAAGGGCATGCGGGTCCGCGCACTGGCGGGCATCGGCGAGGCGATGAAGCGACTCGGTGCCGTTCCGACCACGGTGCCGGCGCCGGAGACCTATACCGGCCTGGAGCGCGGCATGTTCGAGGCCGCGTCCTTCCCGTTCAGCTACTCGCATGCCTCGTACAAGCTGCACGAAGTGTCGAAGTGGTACACGATGGGTATGTCGCCGGGTGCAGTCAGCTGCCCGACCTTCTTCAACATCGACGCCTATAACGGCCTGCCGGACGAGTACCGCAAGATGCTCGACGATGCCGAGGCCCCGGCCTACGCGGCGCTGAAAGCGGCCTACAAGGAGGCCGACGACAAGAACATCCCGATGTTCGACAAGATGGGCCTGGAGCGCGTCGTCTACACGCCGGAGATGCGGGCCCAGATCGAAGAGACGGCCGCCAAGCCCGTGTGGGACGCCTGGATGGCCGAGATGAAGGCGAAGAACCTGCCCGGCAAGGAGGTCCTCGACCTCGTCATCGCCGAGGGCAAGAAAGGCTGA
- a CDS encoding tetratricopeptide repeat protein produces the protein MSVTDALKRGIAMQSAGDAAGAERVYRAVLQLDANNPDALNLLGTLRLGAGRAAEAAELAGRAVAARPAAVSYRHNLARALQADGRLDAAVEQYAEAARLAPHDAGRHENLAAALRAAKRMDEAVAAFRRALALEPKRASALVALGDTLQEMDDLDGAVAQYRAAIAVDAGFAAGHNNLGSALHKQGRGEAALAAYAAAVKLEPRNARYRINLGVAQFAAGDFAAALAAFEACLLVDPFDRRGVAYREIALAALGRLDRAASAEALQANLHPVRLGVPEGWPDMAAFNAELARDLMNHRSLRWDAPGTATTGGGDVLLLLQHPTPAITAFERTLRRAIDACFDGLERVPGHPFLDRIPRDWGLDIWGTVLKAQGHQAAHIHPTGWMSGVYYVQLPEGLGSGEDGDLAGWIEFGRPADSFRVAYEPVVETARPEEGLAIFFPSYVYHRTVPFDGPRARISIAFDVRPRSFR, from the coding sequence ATGAGCGTGACCGACGCGCTGAAGCGCGGGATCGCGATGCAGTCGGCGGGCGACGCCGCCGGGGCGGAGCGGGTGTACCGGGCGGTGCTGCAGCTCGATGCGAACAACCCGGACGCGCTGAACCTGCTCGGCACGCTGCGGCTCGGCGCCGGGCGGGCGGCGGAGGCGGCCGAACTGGCCGGGCGGGCGGTGGCGGCGCGGCCGGCGGCCGTATCCTACCGGCACAATCTGGCGCGGGCGCTGCAGGCGGACGGGCGGCTCGACGCGGCGGTCGAGCAGTACGCCGAGGCAGCCCGGCTGGCGCCGCACGATGCCGGCCGGCATGAGAATCTCGCCGCCGCGCTGCGCGCCGCCAAGCGCATGGACGAGGCGGTCGCCGCCTTCCGCCGGGCGCTGGCGCTGGAGCCGAAGCGCGCTTCGGCGCTGGTGGCGCTGGGCGACACGCTGCAGGAGATGGACGACCTGGACGGCGCCGTGGCGCAGTATCGCGCCGCCATCGCGGTCGATGCGGGCTTCGCCGCCGGACACAACAATCTCGGCAGCGCCCTGCACAAGCAGGGCCGGGGCGAGGCGGCGCTCGCCGCATACGCCGCCGCAGTGAAGCTGGAGCCGCGCAACGCGCGCTACCGCATCAACCTGGGCGTGGCGCAGTTCGCGGCCGGCGACTTCGCGGCGGCGCTCGCCGCGTTCGAGGCCTGCCTGTTGGTCGATCCGTTCGACCGGCGCGGTGTGGCCTATCGCGAGATCGCGCTGGCGGCGCTGGGGCGGCTGGACCGGGCGGCGTCGGCCGAGGCGCTGCAGGCGAACCTGCACCCGGTGCGGCTCGGCGTGCCGGAGGGCTGGCCCGACATGGCCGCCTTCAATGCCGAACTGGCGCGCGACCTCATGAACCACCGGTCGCTGCGCTGGGACGCACCGGGCACGGCGACCACCGGCGGCGGCGACGTGCTGCTGCTGCTGCAGCATCCGACGCCGGCGATCACGGCGTTCGAGCGCACGCTGCGCCGGGCGATCGACGCCTGCTTCGACGGGCTGGAGCGCGTGCCCGGCCACCCGTTCCTCGACCGCATCCCGCGCGACTGGGGCCTCGACATCTGGGGCACCGTGCTGAAGGCGCAGGGCCATCAGGCAGCCCACATCCACCCGACCGGCTGGATGAGCGGCGTCTATTATGTGCAGCTGCCCGAGGGGCTGGGCTCGGGCGAGGATGGCGACCTCGCCGGCTGGATCGAGTTCGGCCGCCCCGCCGACAGTTTCCGGGTCGCCTACGAGCCGGTCGTCGAGACGGCGCGGCCGGAGGAGGGGCTGGCGATCTTCTTCCCGTCCTACGTCTATCACCGGACGGTGCCGTTCGACGGGCCGCGGGCGCGGATCTCGATCGCCTTCGACGTGCGCCCGCGCAGCTTCCGCTGA